A portion of the Myxococcota bacterium genome contains these proteins:
- a CDS encoding alpha/beta hydrolase domain-containing protein, producing MTRVADLVLTLICVAASPLAAAASSPTLTENPAGIGLHGHPYDAVPTVAVIPQAPALDLAALGYVEREFQMSGGATVYQQRGLWSSNGAWSVSVAQTNVPYTTRILVRYPTDPAQFNGTVVFEWLNDTTGGDQDPLWSQIYQQALRDGYAYVGVTAQAAGMKDLAVWDPVRYGSLGASNDGQSYDIFSQAAQAVRANAATLLGGLVPRRLIGGGDSQSAFRIVTYVNAIQPVSHAFDGFLAVGRAAVGAPLGNGLIATSPIPALIRSDNRAPFIQLNTEGDIVELGAGLSRQADNSYLRTWELPGAAHIDAHEATYELATLARDQPNVPIPMCQFGTPITGTGTPLDGINQVNNMPLFEVEDAALVALHNWLSLGVPPPHSPRISTTTFFFVFDVVQRDQLGNALGGIRLPDIQAPSEFYSPINFSIQNPNSLSIDPMSLISLVQSTLNTLFVTGSIDDDTLRSSGLCLLSGFFTPLPSATLSRLYATHASYVAKFTAAANAAMSAGFLTPADRDAAVAAAQAAPIP from the coding sequence GTGACCCGAGTCGCCGATCTCGTCTTGACACTGATCTGTGTCGCCGCGTCGCCCCTTGCCGCCGCAGCGAGCTCGCCCACGCTGACCGAGAATCCAGCGGGGATCGGGCTGCACGGCCACCCCTACGACGCCGTCCCCACGGTCGCGGTCATCCCGCAGGCGCCGGCGCTCGACCTCGCGGCGCTGGGCTACGTGGAACGGGAGTTCCAGATGTCGGGCGGAGCCACCGTCTACCAGCAGCGGGGGCTGTGGAGCTCCAACGGCGCCTGGAGTGTCTCGGTCGCGCAGACGAACGTGCCCTATACGACCCGGATCCTCGTGCGCTATCCGACGGACCCGGCGCAGTTCAACGGCACCGTGGTGTTCGAGTGGCTGAACGACACGACCGGCGGAGATCAGGACCCGCTGTGGTCGCAGATCTACCAGCAGGCGCTGCGCGACGGCTACGCCTACGTGGGAGTGACTGCCCAGGCCGCCGGAATGAAGGACCTCGCCGTCTGGGACCCCGTGCGCTACGGCTCACTCGGGGCCAGCAACGACGGACAGTCCTACGACATCTTCAGCCAGGCGGCGCAGGCGGTTCGGGCCAACGCCGCGACGTTGCTCGGCGGCCTCGTCCCCCGGCGGCTCATCGGCGGAGGTGACTCGCAGTCGGCGTTCCGCATCGTCACCTACGTGAACGCGATCCAGCCGGTCTCGCACGCGTTCGACGGCTTTCTGGCCGTGGGCCGCGCCGCGGTGGGGGCTCCGCTCGGCAACGGGCTGATCGCGACCTCGCCGATTCCCGCGCTCATTCGCAGCGACAACCGCGCGCCGTTCATCCAGCTCAACACCGAGGGCGACATCGTCGAGCTGGGCGCGGGTCTCTCGAGACAGGCGGACAACAGCTATCTGCGCACCTGGGAGCTGCCGGGCGCGGCCCACATCGACGCGCACGAGGCCACCTACGAGCTGGCCACGCTGGCCCGCGACCAGCCGAACGTGCCGATCCCGATGTGCCAGTTCGGCACCCCGATCACCGGGACCGGCACGCCCCTGGATGGCATCAACCAAGTGAACAACATGCCGCTGTTCGAAGTGGAGGACGCGGCTCTCGTCGCGCTCCACAACTGGCTCAGCCTGGGCGTCCCGCCGCCTCACTCGCCGCGCATCTCGACCACGACCTTCTTCTTCGTGTTCGACGTCGTGCAGCGCGATCAGCTCGGCAACGCGCTGGGCGGCATTCGCTTGCCGGACATCCAGGCCCCGAGCGAGTTCTACTCGCCAATCAACTTCTCGATCCAGAACCCCAACAGTCTCAGCATCGATCCAATGTCGCTGATCTCGCTGGTCCAGAGCACCCTGAACACGCTCTTCGTGACCGGCAGCATCGACGACGACACCCTCCGGTCCTCCGGGCTGTGTCTGCTCTCGGGCTTCTTCACGCCCTTGCCGAGCGCAACCCTGTCCCGGCTGTACGCGACTCACGCCAGCTACGTCGCGAAGTTCACGGCAGCCGCAAACGCCGCAATGTCCGCCGGCTTCCTCACGCCCGCAGACCGGGACGCCGCGGTAGCCGCGGCGCAAGCAGCGCCGATTCCGTGA
- a CDS encoding AraC family transcriptional regulator ligand-binding domain-containing protein, producing MPFLRVLERRGALSAEEIARLTPRDLEARIPVSTALAMLDGAVALTRDPDLGLHAALEAEAGEFDLLEYLACSATSIADSVPLLARYSRLLNDGLEIVLERIERRAILRFSSRVQLNRVAADFQLASFFRGFSREASGSPVEVWLMHDEPEDRTMCERVFAGALLRFSAPYDAIVFDAARVDRYDPKPDRKLHHLLHRLAEQRVSELHVCEPLAQLVRERLASELAGGDPSAEHIAALLHMSRRTLVRQLEREGTGFKAILDALRASLARRYLAVDRIGVSEVASRLGFSDAAAFTRAFRRWSGQSPSEYRRSQLVVAN from the coding sequence GTGCCCTTCTTGCGCGTCCTGGAGCGGCGGGGCGCGCTCTCGGCCGAGGAGATTGCGCGCCTCACGCCGCGCGATCTCGAGGCGCGCATCCCCGTCTCGACCGCGCTCGCCATGCTCGACGGCGCGGTGGCGCTGACCCGCGACCCCGACCTTGGGCTCCACGCGGCGCTCGAGGCGGAGGCGGGGGAGTTCGACCTGCTCGAGTATCTGGCTTGCTCGGCGACGAGCATCGCCGACTCCGTGCCGCTCCTGGCCCGCTACTCGCGGCTCTTGAACGACGGGCTCGAGATCGTGCTCGAACGCATCGAGCGCCGCGCCATCCTGCGCTTCTCGAGCCGGGTGCAGCTGAACCGCGTCGCGGCCGACTTCCAGCTCGCTTCTTTCTTCCGCGGCTTCAGCCGCGAAGCCTCCGGCAGTCCCGTCGAGGTCTGGCTGATGCACGACGAGCCCGAGGACCGCACGATGTGCGAACGGGTCTTCGCCGGAGCGCTGCTGCGCTTCTCGGCGCCCTACGACGCGATCGTCTTCGACGCGGCGCGCGTCGATCGCTACGACCCCAAGCCCGACCGCAAGCTGCACCACCTGCTGCACCGGTTGGCCGAGCAGCGCGTGTCCGAGCTGCACGTCTGCGAGCCACTCGCCCAGCTCGTGCGCGAACGACTCGCTTCGGAGCTCGCCGGTGGCGATCCGAGCGCGGAGCACATCGCCGCCTTGCTCCACATGTCGCGGCGCACGCTGGTCCGCCAGCTCGAGCGAGAGGGGACTGGCTTCAAGGCGATCCTCGACGCTCTGCGCGCGAGCCTCGCCCGCCGCTACCTCGCCGTGGACCGGATCGGAGTGAGCGAGGTCGCGTCACGCCTGGGCTTCTCCGACGCGGCCGCCTTCACCCGCGCGTTCCGCCGATGGTCGGGCCAGTCCCCCAGCGAATACCGCCGCTCCCAGCTCGTCGTCGCGAACTGA